A single Hippocampus zosterae strain Florida chromosome 17, ASM2543408v3, whole genome shotgun sequence DNA region contains:
- the cacna1ha gene encoding voltage-dependent T-type calcium channel subunit alpha-1H isoform X2 gives MLVILLNCVTLGMFQPCEDVTCLSEWCRILQVLDDCIFAFFAVEMIIKMVALGIFGSNCYLGDKWNQLDFVIVMAGVLEYSLDGQNASFSAIRTVRVLRPLRAINRVPSMRILVTLLLDTLPMLGNVLLLCFFVFFIFGIVGVQLWAGLLRNRCFLGADIRTKYNLSISPYYMSEDGEDSPFICSAPRENGMLRCHDIPAYAEAKTECHLAAPHQSPDVIGAAPTVGGASVNGCVNWNQYYNVCRPGERNPHKGAVNFDNIGYAWIAIFQVITLEGWVDIMYYVMDAHSFYNFIYFILLIIVGSFFMINLCLVVIATQFSETKQRENALMREQRARYMSNDSTLASYSEPGSCYEEMLRYISHLYRKFTRRLQRIYSAWHSKRRKKVNPNGSGAGSNGGGNGHGHGSSRGSGPGSALWLRPIHSLLQHHQHQHCRLPNGGQHASGVASTEHLAGEGGVAGAVELEMKSLPVSQGSRNGNSGGGSQSVVSQGMGSLLRRLNGGMNYPTILPSFVCSYSSKTPPPHSQQGACAPGDQHPPNHSASEHAEKLNKLYQLVGQHSHQSVLYQLAGVVPSPLLLELLSCPLCARSLETLELELGDSEGCKGEGDGPHDFPQGGDLRGGRGRGRRHGPPEYKNGALRAWMKFREKLKRIVESKYFNRGIMIAILVNTLSMGIEYHEQPEELTDVLEISNIVFTSMFVLEMGFMLLAFGLFGYIRNPYNIFDSIIVIISVWEIIGQADGGLSVLRTFRLLRVLKLVRFLPALRRQLVVLMKTMDNVATFCMLLMLFIFTFSILGMHLFGCKFSLQTDDGDTIPDRKNFDTLLWAIVTVFQILTQEDWNVVLYNGMASTSPWAALYFVALMTFGNYVLFNLLVAILVEGFQAEGDANRSESDDEKKSDNFEEDEKVEQLRDTELKMYTLMMTANGHVDPRSSVAPPIIMRTAATPMPTPKSSLGPESYLEDDVMAREGVLRYGEVDAPEAGTARHESRRGSSTSMDALTCDQRSLSHSSPARRSPLLPRGSSSWGSRRSSWNSLGRAPSLKRRDTSGERESLLSGERAEDEDGADDDDADAGGYDNRIQPDPLDLLQASALCPAVAAQYGDCNGGSMTYASNVNTDSKDDSLPEDDIDDDSSLCYVIKKELADLKPRWCKDHEEWTLYLFSPANPFRAWCQSVSSHKLFDHVVLVFIFLNCITIALERPNIQPHSTERIFLGVSNYVFTVIFLAEMAIKVVALGFCFGKQSYLQSSWNVLDGVLVFVSLVDILVSLAYSGGNRILGILRVLRLLRTLRPLRVISRAPGLKLVVETLITSLRPIGNIVLICCAFFIVFGILGVQLFKGKFYHCEGPNTKNITNKSDCLLANYSWIRRKYNFDNLIQALMSLFVLSCKDGWVNIMYDGLDAVGVDQQPVRNHNPWMLLYFISFLLIVSFFVLNMFVGVVVENFHKCRQDQEEEEARLREEKRLKIIEKKRRKAKQRPYYADYSTPRLTIHTLCTSHYLDLFITFIICINVFTMSIEHYNQPLYLEEVLKYCNYVFTFIFVIEALLKLVAFGIHRFFKDRWNQLDIAIVALSIMGIILEELKMSAALPINPTIIRIMRVLRIARVLKLLKMATGMRSLLDTVMQALPQVGNLGLLFMLLFFIYAALGVELFGKLECNDSNPCEGLSRHATFENFGMAFLTLFRVSTGDNWNGIMKDTLRECHPEERHCLAYLPWVSPMYFVTFVLMAQFVLVNVVVAVLMKHLEESNKEAKEDAEMDAEIAMEMAMEQQRRLSATSSNSSGAGTFVGPCPQSPGQEEAVKCGDEDAQQVSEKMSVSRMHSLPNDSYMFRPVRPASAPSPLEEVDGSAQDQHSGSLTSVRSQPCETRTLLRVPDLSPAHPRLLQIVNPPRIAPPVSHPSPRALRRQAAVKVDSAQVQTRDQQERSDSIRLPLPSPSSPSPLPPPPPSSPSSLSLPPCSPYPFPLPSPSPLPPLLSSLPPPPSPPSLLLPPPRSPRFPRRSASLHRPRPPSAASLFDPADEEVRHIISSARHRQIAQLGGGRESGVKAGRSHSLSPYADSTSLTPPPSSPRPSSRSPLGAESEERHLTKGFGVDPQGIPHESSLLSAGHLDDHRRHSIEVCLPQDGAASDERRLKAALHKGKGNFPMRVQSVGGGHRKKKTSPPCISIHPPSEREPPPSPPKLADCSMMLRRRTPSYDLTAHAPSIKQDALMDAQAHSPTCGGLSPAHVPLQTRSPTRTLTPSPSPAPTPAHPYAPLPPPTPAHPPIPISPNVFIQPHAPLVPRPFVQTRPLSPAALTRDCIPLPQFTFDRPQSTCSSDADPPPCASPFDNKLGTGAGFAAKNQRTAQ, from the exons AGCCCCGACAGTGGGAGGGGCCAGTGTCAATGGATGTGTTAATTGGAACCAGTACTACAACGTGTGTCGCCCTGGGGAGCGCAACCCTCATAAGGGAGCTGTCAACTTTGACAACATCGGCTACGCGTGGATTGCTATTTTCCAG GTCATCACGCTGGAAGGATGGGTGGATATCATGTACTATGTCATGGATGCTCATTCATTCtacaattttatatattttatacttcTAATTATT GTGGGATCTTTCTTCATGATCAACTTGTGCCTCGTGGTCATCGCCACCCAATTCTCAGAGACAAAGCAACGGGAGAACGCGCTGATGCGGGAGCAGCGCGCTCGCTACATGTCCAATGATTCCACGCTTGCCAGTTACAGTGAACCGGGCTCATGCTATGAGGAGATGCTGCGCTACATCAGTCACCTTTATCGCAAGTTCACGCGCAGGCTGCAGAGGATATACTCTGCATGGCACAG CAAACGGCGTAAAAAGGTGAATCCTAACGGCAGCGGTGCGGGCAGTAACGGCGGAGGGAACGGACACGGCCACGGCTCCAGCAGGGGCTCGGGCCCCGGTAGCGCTTTGTGGTTGAGGCCGATACACAGCCTGCTGCAGCACCATCAGCACCAGCACTGTCGGCTCCCCAACGGGGGGCAGCACGCGAGCGGCGTGGCGAGTACTGAACATTTGGCCGGAGAAGGCGGCGTCGCGGGAGCCGTGGAACTGGAGATGAAATCACTTCCTGTTAGTCAAGGAAGTCGGAATGGAAATAGCGGCGGCGGCAGTCAGTCGGTTGTCAGCCAAGGCATGGGGTCCTTGCTCCGGAGGCTGAACGGAGGCATGAACTACCCGACCATTCTGCCGTCGTTTGTGTGCAGCTACAGCAGCAAGACGCCGCCGCCTCACTCCCAGCAAGGCGCTTGCGCTCCGGGAGATCAGCATCCGCCCAACCACTCCGCATCCGAACATGCAGAAAAACTGAACAAGCTCTACCAGCTCGTGGGACAGCACA GTCACCAGAGTGTGCTGTACCAGCTGGCGGGCGTGGTACCAAGTCCACTGCTCCTGGAACTACTGAGCTGCCCTCTGTGTGCCCGCAGCTTGGAGACCTTGGAGCTGGAGTTGGGCGACTCGGAGGGTTGCAAGGGAGAAGGCGACGGACCGCATGACTTCCCCCAG GGAGGAGATCTGAGGGGCGGGAGAGGTCGGGGCAGGCGACACGGGCCTCCGGAGTACAAGAACGGAGCGCTTCGGGCATGGATGAAGTTCAGGGAGAAACTGAAGAGAATCGTGGAGAGCAAATATTTTAACCGGGGGATCATGATCGCCATCCTGGTCAACACTCTCAGCATGGGGATCGAGTACCACGAGCAG CCAGAGGAGTTGACGGATGTGCTGGAGATCAGCAACATCGTCTTCACGagcatgtttgttttggagatggGATTCATGCTGCTGGCTTTCGGCCTGTTTGGCTACATCAGGAATCCGTACAACATATTCGACAGCATCATTGTTATCATCAG CGTGTGGGAGATCATTGGTCAGGCCGACGGCGGGTTGTCGGTCCTGCGTACGTTCCGCCTGCTTCGAGTTCTCAAGTTGGTTCGCTTCCTTCCTGCGCTGAGGAGACAACTTGTAGTCCTGATGAAGACGATGGATAATGTGGCGACCTTCTGCATGCTTCTGATGCTCTTCATCTTCACCTTTAG CATCTTGGGTATGCATTTGTTTGGTTGCAAATTCAGCCTTCAGACAGATGACGGAGACACCATTCCCGACCGCAAGAACTTTGACACTCTATTGTGGGCAATCGTCACCGTATTTCAG ATTTTAACCCAGGAGGATTGGAACGTGGTGTTGTACAACGGGATGGCCTCCACCTCCCCGTGGGCGGCCCTCTACTTTGTTGCCCTGATGACATTTGGAAACTACGTGCTTTTCAACTTACTGGTGGCCATCTTGGTCGAGGGCTTTCAGGCTGAA GGCGACGCAAATCGCTCCGAGTCAGACGACGAGAAAAAGTCTGATAACTTTGAGGAAGACGAAAAAGTAGAGCAGCTCAGAGATACGG AGCTAAAAATGTACACGCTGATGATGACAGCCAATGGTCACGTCGACCCTCGCAGTTCCGTGGCTCCTCCCATCATCATGCGAACAGCAGCCACACCCATGCCCACCCCAAAGAGCTCCTTAGGTCCAGAGTCCTACCTGGAGGATGATGTCATGGCCCGAGAGGGAGTTCTGCGGTACGGAGAGGTCGACGCTCCCGAAGCGGGGACCGCCCGCCACGAGTCTCGCCGTGGAAGCTCCACCTCCATGGACGCCTTAACGTGCGATCAGAGATCTTTG AGCCACTCCAGTCCGGCACGCCGCTCCCCTCTCCTTCCTCGCGGGTCCAGCTCGTGGGGAAGCCGTCGTTCCAGCTGGAACAGCCTGGGAAGAGCGCCCAGCCTCAAAAGGCGAGACACCAGCGGCGAAAGAGAGAGTCTGCTGTCCGGAGAGAGAGCAGAGGACGAAGACGGCGCGGATGACGACGACGCCGACGCCGGCGGCTATGACAACCGAATTCAGCCGGACCCCTTGGACCTGTTGCAGGCCTCCGCTCTCTGCCCCGCCGTGGCCGCCCAATATGGCGACTGCAACGGGGGGAGCATGACTTACGCTTCCAATGTGAACACTGACTCCAAAGACGACTCCTTGCCGGAAGATGACATTGACGATGAC AGTTCTCTCTGCTACGTGATCAAGAAAGAGCTCGCCGACTTGAAACCTCGCTGGTGCAAAGACCACGAAGAATGGACGTTGTACTTGTTTTCCCCGGCAAACCC ATTCCGTGCGTGGTGCCAAAGTGTGAGCTCTCACAAACTGTTTGACCACGTGGTTCTGGTTTTCATCTTCCTCAACTGCATCACGATCGCTCTGGAAAGACCCAACATCCAGCCTCACAGCACG GAACGAATATTCCTCGGCGTGTCCAACTACGTTTTCACTGTGATCTTCCTCGCAGAGATGGCCATCAAG GTGGTAGCGCTCGGATTCTGTTTTGGGAAGCAGAGCTACCTTCAGTCCAGCTGGAACGTTCTGGATGGTGTCTTGGTGTTTGTGTCTCTGGTGGACATCCTGGTCTCGCTGGCATATTCCGGAGGCAACCGGATCCTGGGCATCCTCCGAGTTTTACGCTTGCTGCGCACATTGCGCCCGCTCAG GGTGATCAGTCGGGCGCCGGGATTAAAATTAGTGGTGGAGACACTCATCACTTCCCTTCGGCCTATCGGCAACATTGTCCTCATCTGCTGTGCTTTTTTCATCGTGTTTGGCATCTTGGGAGTGCAG CTATTCAAAGGGAAATTCTACCACTGCGAAGGTCCTAACACCAAAAATATCACCAACAAGTCAGACTGTCTCCTCGCCAACTACAGCTGGATACGAAGGAAGTACAATTTTGACAACCTGATTCag GCTCTCATGTCCTTGTTTGTCCTGTCATGTAAGGACGGCTGGGTCAATATCATGTACGACGGCCTGGACGCGGTGGGAGTGGACCAACAG CCCGTGAGGAACCACAACCCGTGGATGCTGCTCTACTTCATTTCCTTTCTGCTCATCGTCAGCTTTTTTGTCCTCAACATGTTTGTCGGCGTTGTGGTGGAGAATTTCCACAAGTGCCGACAGGaccaggaagaggaggaggcccgTTTACGGGAAGAGAAGAGGCTCAAAATCATAGAAAAAAAGCGCAGGA AGGCCAAACAGAGGCCCTACTATGCTGATTACTCCACCCCGCGTTTGACCATCCACACGCTGTGCACCAGTCACTACCTGGACCTCTTTATCACCTTCATCATATGCATCAATGTGTTCACCATGAGCATCGAGCACTACAATCAACCCCTG tatTTGGAGGAGGTTTTGAAGTACTGTAACTACGTGTTTACCTTCATCTTCGTCATTGAGGCCCTCCTTAAACTTGTGGCATTTGGGATTCACCGTTTTTTCAAAGACAG GTGGAACCAGCTGGATATAGCTATTGTGGCTTTGTCCATCATGGGCATCATCCTGGAGGAGCTGAAAATGAGTGCAGCTCTTCCGATAAATCCCACCATCATCCGAATTATGAGAGTACTCAGGATAGCACGAG TACTTAAACTCCTCAAGATGGCCACAGGAATGAGATCTCTGCTGGACACTGTCATGCAAGCGCTGCCACAG gTGGGGAATCTCGGTCTCCTCTTCATGCTGCTTTTCTTCATCTACGCCGCGCTGGGAGTGGAGCTCTTTGGCAAGCTCG AGTGCAATGACAGCAATCCCTGCGAGGGTCTCAGCCGTCACGCTACCTTTGAAAATTTTGGAATGGCCTTCCTGACACTGTTTCGAGTGTCCACCGGAGACAACTGGAATGGCATTATGAAA GACACGTTGCGAGAATGCCATCCAGAGGAGCGTCATTGTCTCGCCTACCTGCCGTGGGTCTCTCCCATGTACTTTGTCACCTTTGTGCTCATGGCCCAGTTTGTGCTGGTCAACGTGGTGGTGGCTGTGCTGATGAAGCACCTGGAAGAGAGCAACAAG GAAGCGAAAGAGGATGCGGAAATGGATGCGGAAATCGCCATGGAAATGGCTATGGAGCAGCAACGCAGATTGAGCGCGACTTCCAGCAACAGCTCAGGAGCAGGAACCTTTGTGGGGCCGTGTCCACAATCGCCCGGCCAG GAGGAAGCGGTGAAGTGCGGCGATGAGGATGCACAGCAAGTCTCCGAGAAGATGTCCGTATCCAGGATGCACTCGCTGCCCAATGACAGCTACATGTTCCGACCTGTGAGACCCGCGAGCGCCCCTTCccctctggaggaggtggacgGCAGTGCTCAGGACCAGCATTCGG GCTCGCTGACCTCAGTGCGTTCGCAGCCGTGCGAGACTCGAACTCTGCTGCGGGTTCCTGATCTTTCCCCCGCTCATCCCCGGCTGCTCCAAATCGTCAACCCGCCTCGCATCGCCCCGCCCGTGTCCCACCCGTCTCCTCGGGCCCTGCGCCGACAG GCGGCAGTTAAAGTGGATTCTGCGCAAGTCCAAACTCGTGATCAACAGGAGAGGTCGGACTCCATCCGTCTTCCTCTGCCGTCCCCTTCAtcgccttcccccctcccccctcccccgccttccTCCCCCTCGTCTCTTTCCCTCCCGCCCTGCTCCCCTTACCCGTTTCCtctcccttccccgtcccctctcCCGCCTTTActgtcctccctccctcctccgccGTCGCCCCCCTCGCTTCTTCTCCCCCCGCCTCGCTCGCCGCGCTTCCCGCGGCGCAGCGCCAGCCTCCACCGCCCCAGACCGCCTTCCGCCGCCTCCCTCTTCGACCCGGCCGACGAGGAGGTGCGTCACATCATCAGCTCGGCCCGCCACAGACAGATCGCCCAACTGGGAGGCGGGCGGGAGAGCGGAGTGAAAGCGGGCCGAAGCCACTCCCTCTCCCCGTACGCCGACTCCACCTCGTTGACTCCGCCCCCTTCATCGCCGCGGCCGTCGTCCAGGAGCCCGCTCGGAGCGGAATCGGAGGAGCGGCACTTGACGAAGGGCTTCGGCGTGGATCCGCAGGGGATCCCGCACGAGTCGTCGTTATTATCCGCCGGTCACCTTGACGACCATCGGCGGCACTCCATCGAGGTGTGCCTCCCGCAAGACGGCGCCGCCAGCGATGAGCGACGCTTGAAGGCGGCGCTCCACAAAGGGAAGGGCAATTTCCCGATGAGGGTGCAGTCGGTCGGGGGCGGACACCGGAAGAAGAAGACGAGCCCCCCGTGCATTTCCATCCACCCGCCTTCGGAGAGGGAGCCGCCGCCCTCCCCCCCGAAACTGGCCGACTGCAGCATGATGCTAAGACGAAGGACGCCGTCTTATGACTTGACTGCGCACGCGCCGTCAATCAAACAAGACGCTTTGATGGACGCGCAGGCACACTCGCCGACGTGTGGGGGGCTCTCTCCCGCCCACGTGCCGCTACAAACGCGCTCGCCGACACGCACGCTCACACCCTCGCCCTCGCCCGCCCCGACGCCCGCACACCCGTACGCTCCGCTGCCCCCGCCCACTCCGGCGCACCCGCCCATCCCCATCAGCCCCAACGTCTTCATCCAGCCTCACGCGCCTCTGGTCCCGAGGCCTTTCGTGCAGACGCGCCCCCTTTCGCCCGCCGCCCTCACGAGGGACTGCATCCCGTTGCCCCAATTCACCTTCGACCGCCCGCAGTCGACGTGCTCGTCGGACGCCGATCCGCCACCGTGCGCTTCACCTTTCGACAACAAACTGGGCACCGGTGCGGGATTCGCCGCCAAGAACCAGAGGACCGCCCAATGA